Genomic segment of Deltaproteobacteria bacterium:
TCTGGCCGCAGGACCCCGCGATCGAGCGCGCGCTAGCCGGCGGCGTGACTTCGATCCACGTTCTGCCCGGCTCGGCGAATCTGGTCGGCGGGCAGGGCGTGACGCTGCGACTCGTGCCCGCGCTCTCGGCGCGCGAGATGCGCATGCCCGGCGCGCCCACGACGATGAAGCTCGCCTGCGGCGAGAACCCGATGCGTCTGTACGGCCAGGCCAAGGGCGCGGAGCCGCAGACGCGAATGGCCGAGGTCGCGCTGCTGCGCCAGAAGCTCGAGAACGCGCGCGCCTACCGCGTCGAGGCCGGCAAGCCGCGCGACTTCGCGAGCGACGCGTTGGCGAAGCTGCTCGCCGGCGAGATCCTGGCGCAGAACCACTGCTACCGCGCGGACGAGATGCTGGTGCGGCTCGACCTGTTCGCCGAGTTCGGCACCGCGCCGCGCGCGTTCCACCACGCGGTCGAGGCGTACAAGATCCGGGACCGGCTCGCGCAGGCGGGGGTGGGCGCGGTGGTCTGGGCGGACTGGGCGGGCCTGAAGATGGAACTCGTCGACGCGGTGCCCGCGAACGCCGCGCTGCTCGACGAGGCGGGCGTGCGCGTCGCGCTGCACTCCGACTCGCCCTACGACATCCAGCGCCTGAACCAGGAGGCCGCCAAGGCGATGGCCGCGGGAAGTCGCGCGGGAATCGCGGTGTCGCGCGAGGCCGCGCTGCGCTGGATCACCGCGAACCCCGCCTGGATCCTCGGCGTCGACGCGCGCGTCGGCACGCTCGAGCCGGGCAAGGACGCGGACCTGGTGGTCTGGTCGGGTGATCCGTTCTCGGTGTATACCCGCGCGGAGCAGGTCTACATCGAGGGCCGGCGCGTGTACGAGCGCGCGAACCCCGGCCCGCCGCGCTCCGACTTCGAGCTCGGCCTGCGGGGTGCGAAGTGAAGGCGCTCGCGATGGCGATAGCGCTGGTCGGCGCCACCGTCCACACCGGCCAGGGCCCGCCGCTCGAGAACGCGACGATCGTTATCGACGGCGCGCGCGTGCACGCCGTGGGCGCAAAGCTGCGCCCGCCCGACGGCGCGACCGTGATCGACGTGTCGGGAATGGTGATCACGCCCGGGCTCGTCGCGGTGGGCACGCGCCTGGGCACGCTCGACGTCGAGCTCGAGTCCGCGAGCGTCGAGGCCACGCTTCCCCCGTCGGCCGACCCGGTTCGCGCGGCGCTGCGCGCGGCCGACACTTGGAACCCCGCCTCGCTCACCGTGCCGATCGCGCGCGCGGGCGGAATCACGTCGGCCCTCGTCATGCCCGAAGGCGGGCAGATCTCGGGCCAGGCCGCCTGGGTCGACCTGGCCGAGAAGGAGTGGCTGCGCCGCGGCTCGGCAGCACTCCGCGTCGAGATCGGCGCGCCGCTCGCCGCCACCGGCCCGCCGCCCGCGGGCGCGCGCGCCGCCTCGTTCCTGCGCCTGCGCGAGTCACTCGCCGACGCGCGCCTGTACCGCGGCAACCGCGGCCCCTTCCTCACCAACAAGCTGCGCGCTCTCTCGATCTCGGCCGCCGACCTCGACGTGCTCGACCGCGCGCTCGCCCGCGACCTGATCGTCGCGGTCGAAGTCGACCGCGCCTCCGACATCCTCACCGTGATCGAGCTCGCGAACGAGTACGCGCTGCGCGTGGTGATCGTCGGCGGCGCCGAGGCGTGGCTCGTCGCGGGAGAGCTCGCGCGCGCCGAAATCCCAGTCGCGCTCGACGCCTTCGCCGACCTGCCCTCGAGCTTCAGCGCGCTGCGCAGTCGGCCCGACTCCGCGGCGCTGCTGCACTCTGCGGGCGTGCGCGTGATCCTCGCCGACCTCGGCAGCCCCCACTTCGCGCACCGCCTGCGCCAGTCGGCGGGAAACGCGGTCGCCGCCGGCCTGCCCTACGACGCGGCGCTCGCGTCGATCACGCGCGTGCCCGCCGCGGTCTTCGGCATTGCCGACACCGGGACGATCCGCGCCGGCGCGGTCGCGAACCTGGTGGTCTGGAACGGCGACCCGCTCGAAGTCACCACCTGGGCCGAGCGGATGTGGATCCGCGGTCAGGAAGTCCCGCTCGAGACGCGGCAGGATCTGCTGACGCGGCGGTACCGGCAGTAGTACCGAGAACGCGGAAGTGATCAATGCGTAGAAGCACCGCGAGACGAGCTCGACGTCACGTACTACTGGACGCAAGCAAGCTCGATCAAAGCGCGGGACTCAACCGAACGAGCCTCCGGGGAACCCGCGGGCGATTCACTGCGGCCCGCGCCCCAAGCTGACACACGGCGCCGACCGTCAGCTCCTACACCTTGTTCGGCCGCCCCGTGCATCCTTCTCGGGTGGTCGGCGGAGCATGGTAACGGAGTCTCCGTGCTCCTCATGCTCGCGAAATCCACAGCGCTGATAGAGCCGGATCACCGGATT
This window contains:
- a CDS encoding amidohydrolase — its product is MLRGVTALLVFAVAALGCGGLASLKSESVPAAASRAPVEPAPAAAPILLRGATIMTAAGPTIERGDVLVRDGRIAAVGAELAASAGVEAIDVAGRWITPGIIDPHSHLGVYSMPATTSNADGNEMTGPFKPDIQAEHSFWPQDPAIERALAGGVTSIHVLPGSANLVGGQGVTLRLVPALSAREMRMPGAPTTMKLACGENPMRLYGQAKGAEPQTRMAEVALLRQKLENARAYRVEAGKPRDFASDALAKLLAGEILAQNHCYRADEMLVRLDLFAEFGTAPRAFHHAVEAYKIRDRLAQAGVGAVVWADWAGLKMELVDAVPANAALLDEAGVRVALHSDSPYDIQRLNQEAAKAMAAGSRAGIAVSREAALRWITANPAWILGVDARVGTLEPGKDADLVVWSGDPFSVYTRAEQVYIEGRRVYERANPGPPRSDFELGLRGAK
- a CDS encoding amidohydrolase family protein, with the protein product MAIALVGATVHTGQGPPLENATIVIDGARVHAVGAKLRPPDGATVIDVSGMVITPGLVAVGTRLGTLDVELESASVEATLPPSADPVRAALRAADTWNPASLTVPIARAGGITSALVMPEGGQISGQAAWVDLAEKEWLRRGSAALRVEIGAPLAATGPPPAGARAASFLRLRESLADARLYRGNRGPFLTNKLRALSISAADLDVLDRALARDLIVAVEVDRASDILTVIELANEYALRVVIVGGAEAWLVAGELARAEIPVALDAFADLPSSFSALRSRPDSAALLHSAGVRVILADLGSPHFAHRLRQSAGNAVAAGLPYDAALASITRVPAAVFGIADTGTIRAGAVANLVVWNGDPLEVTTWAERMWIRGQEVPLETRQDLLTRRYRQ